The proteins below come from a single uncultured delta proteobacterium genomic window:
- a CDS encoding conserved hypothetical protein (Evidence 4 : Homologs of previously reported genes of unknown function) — MLHLPGTISRIVTFKLAPGVNFVESLNEACKAHGVRSGCILTAIGSLNGAELKVPMARPELKFGYGYGPDPIRVDGPLSLVSMSGFICHADDGTIEPHLHVTLADSRGAVHAGHLALENVQVLLTVECVVGVFGGIDMRMVTDPDRGIRVVRMVPAEQ, encoded by the coding sequence ATGCTGCATCTGCCAGGCACCATTTCCCGGATCGTGACCTTCAAGCTCGCGCCGGGCGTCAACTTCGTGGAAAGCCTCAACGAGGCCTGCAAGGCGCACGGCGTGCGGAGCGGCTGTATTCTTACGGCCATCGGCAGCCTGAACGGGGCGGAACTGAAAGTTCCCATGGCCCGGCCGGAGCTGAAATTCGGTTACGGGTACGGCCCGGACCCCATCCGCGTCGATGGGCCGCTATCGCTTGTTTCCATGTCCGGCTTCATCTGCCATGCCGACGACGGCACCATTGAGCCGCACCTGCACGTAACCCTCGCGGACAGCCGGGGCGCGGTCCACGCCGGGCACCTGGCCCTGGAAAACGTGCAAGTTCTTCTGACCGTGGAATGCGTCGTCGGCGTGTTCGGCGGCATCGACATGCGTATGGTCACCGACCCCGATCGCGGCATACGTGTCGTCCGTATGGTTCCCGCGGAGCAATAA
- a CDS encoding putative bacteriochlorophyll 4-vinyl reductase (Evidence 3 : Function proposed based on presence of conserved amino acid motif, structural feature or limited homology) — MADSATNRAGLTLDKIIYVLAVLFALFHLYTSLFGAFQTIIQRSIHVGGGIIIFLLLAVSKRKGENKLLSGIDILLAVVTACIVAYLVLYFDDIMHPMFEPRPLDVVLGVIMVGVVFYVTQRLIGWAIPLLSMFAVFYALFGDYFPGIWKHAGVSLNYIMEVLFLSDRGLWGLVTGISATIIAMFMIFGAVLFTTGGGKAFMDLATCITGNSYGGAGKLAAVASGLFGMISGSAAANVATTGAFTIPLMKRLGYAPEFAGGVESSASSGGQIMPPIMGAAAFIMAEILTMSYSKLALAAIIPSVLFYFGVILAIHFESKKMNYRGIPRDEIPPFREVIHYKNSLAVFVPIGVLLFFFFAGYTPVSCAMRALGAAVVLYLGVAPKEFFRRVKVLIDGLAEASKDMLSVIALIACAQVLLAMIGLTGVGVKFTNIIIAVGGSNIFIAGICAMLGTMLLGMGLPTVAAYLVASAVMAPALVKLGVEPIAAHFFIFYYSIFAGITPPVCGTVFIGATIAGANWLKTAWVAMRVSLGAYIVPFMFLVSPALLLVGTTAEIIHCTVTATLGVFAMSAGGMGYLLTRANVIERLILFVGGLLMVEPNIITDTIGGALFAVAIGFQVYKWNREKRTALPPTADDGDTDIAAA; from the coding sequence ATGGCTGATTCCGCAACCAACAGGGCCGGGCTGACCCTGGACAAAATCATCTACGTCCTTGCCGTCCTTTTCGCCCTTTTCCATCTGTACACGTCTCTGTTCGGGGCGTTCCAGACCATCATCCAACGGTCCATCCACGTTGGCGGCGGGATCATCATTTTTCTTCTTCTCGCCGTCAGCAAGCGCAAAGGCGAAAACAAGCTTCTTTCCGGCATCGATATTCTGCTCGCCGTTGTGACCGCGTGTATCGTGGCCTACCTGGTGCTGTATTTTGATGACATCATGCACCCCATGTTCGAACCCCGGCCGCTGGATGTGGTGCTGGGCGTCATCATGGTGGGCGTCGTTTTTTACGTGACACAGCGGCTTATCGGCTGGGCCATCCCCCTGCTGTCCATGTTTGCCGTTTTTTACGCGCTGTTCGGAGACTATTTCCCCGGCATATGGAAGCACGCGGGCGTGAGCCTGAACTACATCATGGAAGTGCTCTTCCTTTCCGACCGCGGCCTCTGGGGCCTGGTTACCGGCATTTCCGCCACCATCATCGCCATGTTCATGATTTTCGGCGCGGTGCTCTTTACCACCGGCGGCGGCAAAGCCTTCATGGACCTCGCCACATGCATCACGGGGAACTCCTACGGCGGCGCGGGGAAACTCGCGGCTGTCGCCAGCGGCCTGTTCGGCATGATCTCCGGTTCCGCCGCCGCCAACGTGGCCACCACCGGCGCCTTCACCATTCCGCTTATGAAACGGCTCGGCTATGCGCCGGAATTCGCCGGCGGCGTGGAATCCTCCGCGTCCTCCGGCGGGCAGATCATGCCCCCGATCATGGGCGCGGCCGCCTTCATCATGGCGGAAATTCTGACCATGTCCTATTCCAAGCTGGCGCTCGCAGCCATCATTCCCTCGGTGCTGTTTTACTTCGGCGTTATCCTCGCCATCCACTTCGAATCGAAAAAAATGAACTATCGCGGTATCCCGCGCGACGAAATTCCGCCGTTCCGCGAAGTTATCCACTATAAAAACTCCCTCGCGGTCTTTGTGCCCATCGGCGTGCTGCTGTTCTTCTTCTTCGCGGGCTACACTCCGGTTTCCTGCGCCATGCGCGCGCTGGGCGCCGCCGTCGTCCTGTACCTCGGCGTCGCGCCCAAAGAATTTTTCCGTCGCGTCAAGGTGCTCATTGACGGTCTGGCCGAGGCCAGCAAGGATATGCTCAGCGTTATCGCCCTTATCGCCTGCGCCCAGGTGCTGCTGGCCATGATCGGGCTGACGGGCGTCGGGGTCAAGTTCACCAACATCATCATCGCCGTGGGCGGGTCCAATATCTTCATCGCGGGCATCTGCGCCATGCTCGGCACCATGCTTCTCGGCATGGGGCTGCCCACGGTCGCCGCGTATCTCGTGGCGTCCGCAGTCATGGCTCCGGCGCTCGTCAAACTCGGCGTGGAGCCCATCGCGGCCCACTTCTTCATCTTCTACTACTCCATCTTCGCGGGCATCACCCCGCCGGTCTGCGGCACGGTCTTCATCGGCGCGACCATCGCGGGCGCCAACTGGCTCAAAACCGCCTGGGTCGCCATGCGCGTCAGCCTCGGCGCGTATATCGTGCCCTTCATGTTCCTGGTTTCCCCGGCGCTCCTGCTGGTGGGCACCACGGCTGAAATCATCCACTGCACGGTGACGGCGACGCTCGGCGTTTTCGCCATGTCCGCGGGCGGCATGGGGTATCTGCTGACGCGGGCGAACGTCATCGAGCGGCTTATCCTGTTTGTCGGCGGGCTGCTCATGGTTGAACCCAACATCATAACGGACACCATCGGCGGCGCGCTCTTCGCCGTTGCCATAGGCTTCCAGGTGTACAAATGGAACCGTGAGAAAAGAACGGCCCTCCCCCCCACCGCCGACGACGGCGACACGGACATCGCCGCGGCCTGA
- a CDS encoding putative NADPH-dependent butanol dehydrogenase (Evidence 3 : Function proposed based on presence of conserved amino acid motif, structural feature or limited homology), with protein sequence MLAANFPRRILFGQGSIEFVATLKAKRAFCIVDTVFHQYNPQLFAGLEAIFKKQGTAYHICFGQGQEPTLEYVQESAVAMREFGPDLILAIGGGSVLDAAKVMEVYYEHPEITLAQLSDRFNLPPIRRKAKFVAVPTTSGTGSEVTAVAVLYVPSGNPDMPYVKRGIADTQLIPDYVILDPAYTLTMPASITAATGLDAFVHAMEGYVCNKPKNAFSDGFALEAMKKVVTYLPLVLKEPDNLEYRSQMQIAATMGGLELASRASGASHGIGKQVATLKHMPHGTSVTMMLPAVIRANASVCLKEYAAIARYIGVNAADDKEALEGLLAVLEDLLTVAKCPRTIADIGLDKETFMKNLDLLITNSQNDAAMKGNPRELSPEEIRGILMTIA encoded by the coding sequence ATGCTGGCTGCCAATTTTCCCCGGCGTATCCTCTTCGGCCAGGGGAGCATCGAATTTGTCGCCACCCTGAAGGCAAAACGGGCCTTCTGCATCGTGGACACGGTTTTCCACCAGTACAACCCCCAGCTCTTTGCCGGGCTTGAGGCGATCTTTAAAAAACAGGGCACGGCATACCACATCTGCTTCGGCCAGGGCCAGGAGCCCACGCTGGAATACGTCCAGGAATCCGCCGTTGCCATGCGCGAATTCGGGCCGGACCTGATTCTCGCCATCGGCGGCGGGTCCGTGCTGGACGCGGCCAAGGTCATGGAAGTGTATTACGAGCACCCGGAAATCACCCTGGCGCAGCTCTCCGACCGCTTCAACCTGCCGCCCATCCGCCGCAAGGCCAAATTCGTGGCCGTGCCCACCACCAGCGGCACCGGCTCGGAAGTGACGGCCGTGGCCGTTCTCTACGTGCCTTCCGGCAACCCGGACATGCCCTACGTCAAACGGGGCATCGCCGATACCCAGCTGATCCCGGATTACGTCATCCTGGACCCGGCCTACACCCTGACCATGCCGGCCTCCATCACGGCGGCCACGGGCCTGGACGCCTTTGTCCACGCCATGGAGGGGTACGTCTGCAACAAGCCCAAGAACGCCTTTTCCGACGGATTCGCCCTTGAGGCCATGAAAAAGGTCGTCACCTACCTGCCGCTGGTTCTGAAAGAACCGGACAACCTCGAGTACCGCTCCCAGATGCAGATCGCCGCCACCATGGGCGGGCTGGAGCTTGCCAGCCGGGCTTCGGGTGCCTCGCACGGCATCGGCAAGCAGGTAGCCACGCTCAAGCATATGCCGCACGGCACGTCCGTGACCATGATGCTGCCGGCGGTCATCCGGGCCAATGCGTCCGTGTGCTTGAAGGAGTATGCGGCAATCGCCCGCTATATCGGCGTGAACGCGGCGGACGACAAAGAAGCGCTGGAGGGGCTGCTCGCCGTTCTTGAAGATCTCCTGACCGTGGCAAAATGCCCGCGCACCATCGCGGATATCGGCCTGGACAAGGAGACGTTCATGAAGAACCTCGACCTGCTCATCACGAACTCGCAGAACGACGCGGCCATGAAGGGGAACCCGCGGGAACTCTCCCCGGAAGAAATACGCGGAATTTTGATGACGATCGCATAA
- the garR gene encoding 2-hydroxy-3-oxopropionate reductase: MHTIGFIGLGIMGRPMAKNLIAATGGLLVHDLNGAAVADLVARGATAASPAAMAARCDVIFLILPSGPVVESVLFGANGLAGKLKPGTIVCDMSTNELAETRSFAERLTAMGVDFIDAPVSGGEPKAVSGELAIMAGGETRCYEAVLPYLKAMGGEVNLVGGHGSGCAAKIINQILVHVTMAAVCEAYALAEKLGVDIATVYKAVGAGSASSAMLHNRTGKILKRDFSPGAKVSIVHKDIKNVLAAGQDADMPLPLTGMVFDLLKAAKAAHFQDDDVTRLLTIYERLGGIAEQ; the protein is encoded by the coding sequence ATGCATACAATCGGTTTCATCGGTCTGGGGATCATGGGCAGGCCCATGGCGAAGAATCTGATAGCGGCCACGGGCGGCCTGCTGGTGCACGACCTTAACGGGGCGGCTGTCGCGGATCTGGTCGCCCGCGGCGCCACGGCGGCCTCTCCGGCTGCAATGGCCGCGCGGTGCGACGTCATTTTTCTGATTCTCCCCAGCGGCCCGGTGGTCGAGTCCGTGCTGTTCGGCGCGAATGGCCTTGCCGGCAAACTGAAACCCGGTACCATTGTGTGCGACATGAGCACCAACGAACTGGCGGAAACGCGTTCCTTCGCGGAGCGGCTGACCGCCATGGGCGTCGATTTCATTGACGCGCCGGTCAGCGGCGGCGAGCCAAAGGCCGTCAGCGGCGAGCTGGCTATCATGGCGGGCGGCGAGACGCGCTGTTACGAGGCCGTTCTTCCCTATCTCAAGGCCATGGGCGGCGAGGTCAATCTGGTGGGCGGCCACGGCAGCGGGTGCGCGGCCAAGATTATCAACCAGATCCTGGTGCACGTGACCATGGCGGCGGTTTGCGAAGCCTACGCCCTTGCGGAGAAGCTGGGCGTGGACATCGCAACCGTCTACAAGGCGGTGGGCGCGGGTTCCGCTTCCAGCGCCATGCTGCACAACCGGACCGGGAAAATCCTGAAACGGGATTTCAGCCCCGGCGCCAAGGTTTCCATCGTACACAAGGATATCAAAAACGTTCTGGCCGCCGGGCAGGATGCGGACATGCCCCTCCCCCTGACCGGAATGGTCTTTGATCTGCTTAAGGCCGCCAAGGCCGCGCATTTTCAGGACGATGACGTGACGCGGCTGCTCACCATCTATGAGCGGCTCGGCGGTATTGCCGAACAGTAA
- a CDS encoding putative trap transporter solute receptor, taxi family (Evidence 3 : Function proposed based on presence of conserved amino acid motif, structural feature or limited homology), whose protein sequence is MRLWKSFLVLTSLCALLAVPAVAGAAEKKTLMWGATSASSGYYPMSVAMAEVVNREVPSIAVTVVETGATNDNFRRMEKGELSFGQGGATDVYMANHGAGVWKGRDMKRQRVMLSSHPQVYVFAVTEESGITKLSDLNDKPYTPGLKGSITEMLAYAAFDSLGIKPKLIPSSTGEAVDAMKDRRIVGFTKATSVNAPDSSLQDVATARKVRILSFTPEEQKKFKAVLPMFGFFDVDNTLYGHEGKSQTIGGHFGMAVDTELDADTVYQIVKAICEHSEEIGKTYAGVRGFDLAKLTSEANAWLHPGTIRYLKEKGFKLDKGQLPPEYKE, encoded by the coding sequence ATGCGTCTATGGAAATCTTTCCTGGTTCTCACGTCCCTGTGCGCCCTTCTTGCCGTTCCCGCCGTTGCCGGCGCCGCGGAAAAGAAAACCCTCATGTGGGGCGCCACCTCGGCCTCTTCCGGCTACTACCCCATGAGCGTCGCCATGGCTGAAGTGGTCAACAGAGAAGTGCCCAGCATTGCCGTCACCGTTGTTGAAACCGGCGCCACCAACGACAACTTCCGCCGTATGGAAAAGGGCGAGTTGTCCTTCGGGCAGGGCGGCGCCACCGACGTGTACATGGCCAACCACGGCGCCGGCGTTTGGAAAGGCCGCGACATGAAGCGCCAGCGCGTGATGCTCTCCTCCCACCCGCAGGTGTACGTGTTCGCCGTGACGGAAGAATCCGGCATCACCAAACTTTCCGACCTCAACGACAAGCCGTACACCCCCGGCCTCAAGGGCAGCATCACGGAAATGCTGGCTTACGCCGCCTTTGACTCGCTCGGCATCAAGCCCAAACTCATCCCCAGCAGCACCGGCGAAGCCGTTGACGCCATGAAGGACCGCCGCATCGTCGGGTTCACCAAGGCCACCAGCGTCAACGCCCCGGACTCCTCTTTGCAGGACGTCGCCACCGCCCGCAAGGTCCGCATCCTCTCCTTCACGCCTGAAGAGCAGAAGAAGTTCAAGGCCGTGCTGCCCATGTTCGGTTTCTTTGACGTGGACAACACCCTGTACGGGCATGAAGGCAAATCCCAGACCATCGGCGGTCACTTCGGCATGGCGGTTGACACCGAACTCGACGCCGATACCGTGTACCAGATCGTGAAAGCCATCTGCGAACACAGCGAAGAAATCGGTAAGACCTATGCCGGCGTGCGCGGTTTCGACCTCGCCAAGCTGACCAGCGAAGCCAACGCCTGGCTGCACCCCGGCACCATCCGCTACCTCAAGGAAAAGGGCTTCAAGCTCGACAAGGGCCAACTGCCCCCCGAATACAAGGAATAA
- a CDS encoding Acetaldehyde dehydrogenase (Acetylating) — protein sequence MASLKEITPDQQNELDALFARSRAALKAIANYDQARVDRIAQCVAWAAGNAQAFDKLGKMGVEESGVGDWKGRIGKRHKIIGVMRDAMRQKSVGMINYDAAKDLAQYAKPVGVIASLIPMTNPELTPIVTSIYAIKARDTVIFSPHPKTRKTTNEVVNIMRAALKSIGEPEDILLCLPNPNLPQVNKLMSMANLVMATGGPAMVKAAYSSGTPAFGSGAGNSTMIFDETTNVEEAAANTRMSKTSDFGSGCSADGNLIIHESVYDAMVAQLKKEGGYLIPDDCRDKLAAAMWDEHGARRVETVAQPPQKMGQAAGFPVPEDAKFLMVNGTGIGKEHPFSREKLTTVLALYKYKGDFENALQMMEAVYEVGGKGHSCGIYSFNDDHIHQLAMRAPVTRIMVRQPQSKANAGALNNGMPMTSSLGCGTWGGNVVSDNISLKYYHNSTWVARPIAEDKPSEQELFGEFYDASKNVL from the coding sequence ATGGCTTCTCTTAAGGAAATCACACCGGACCAGCAGAATGAACTGGATGCTCTTTTCGCCCGCTCCCGGGCCGCGCTGAAAGCGATCGCCAACTACGACCAGGCCAGAGTCGACCGTATCGCGCAGTGCGTGGCCTGGGCCGCGGGCAACGCGCAGGCTTTTGACAAGCTCGGCAAGATGGGCGTGGAGGAAAGCGGCGTCGGCGACTGGAAAGGCCGCATCGGCAAGCGCCACAAGATCATCGGCGTCATGCGCGACGCCATGCGCCAGAAATCCGTGGGCATGATCAACTACGATGCCGCGAAAGACCTGGCCCAGTATGCCAAGCCCGTGGGCGTCATCGCCTCCCTCATTCCGATGACCAACCCCGAACTGACCCCCATCGTGACGTCCATCTACGCGATAAAAGCGCGGGATACCGTTATCTTCTCCCCGCACCCCAAGACCAGGAAAACCACCAACGAAGTGGTCAACATCATGCGCGCGGCGCTCAAATCCATCGGCGAGCCCGAGGATATCCTGCTCTGCCTGCCCAACCCCAACCTGCCGCAGGTCAACAAGCTCATGAGCATGGCGAACCTGGTCATGGCCACGGGCGGCCCGGCCATGGTGAAGGCGGCCTATTCCTCCGGCACCCCGGCCTTCGGATCCGGCGCGGGCAACTCCACCATGATCTTCGACGAAACCACCAACGTGGAGGAAGCCGCCGCCAACACCCGCATGAGCAAGACCTCGGACTTCGGTTCCGGCTGCTCCGCCGACGGCAACCTGATTATCCATGAAAGCGTCTACGACGCCATGGTGGCCCAGCTGAAAAAGGAAGGCGGCTACCTCATCCCCGACGACTGCCGCGACAAGCTTGCCGCCGCCATGTGGGACGAGCACGGCGCGCGCCGCGTGGAGACCGTGGCCCAGCCCCCGCAGAAGATGGGCCAGGCGGCCGGGTTCCCGGTGCCCGAAGACGCCAAGTTCCTGATGGTCAACGGCACGGGCATCGGCAAGGAGCACCCCTTCTCCAGGGAAAAACTGACCACGGTGCTCGCGCTCTACAAGTACAAGGGCGATTTCGAGAACGCGTTGCAGATGATGGAAGCCGTGTACGAAGTGGGCGGCAAGGGCCATTCCTGCGGCATCTACAGCTTTAACGACGACCATATCCACCAGCTGGCCATGCGCGCCCCGGTCACCCGCATCATGGTGCGCCAGCCCCAGTCCAAGGCCAACGCGGGCGCGCTCAACAACGGCATGCCCATGACCTCGTCCTTGGGCTGCGGCACCTGGGGCGGCAACGTGGTTTCCGACAACATCTCCCTGAAATACTATCACAACAGCACCTGGGTGGCCCGTCCGATCGCGGAAGACAAACCCTCCGAGCAGGAACTGTTCGGGGAGTTTTACGACGCATCCAAAAACGTTCTGTAA
- a CDS encoding conserved hypothetical protein (Evidence 4 : Homologs of previously reported genes of unknown function), whose amino-acid sequence MSSAQCKGGRMTGGRALAEMLKICGVGPMFGMGGFQMLPFYEGIRALGMEHYLITDENNGALAADAYARMTGRPAVCDGTTGPGAANLATGLIESLNAGVPVIAVVGDTHRAHSWKNMTQEARQMELLRPCVKELIRVEVVARVPELVRRAFAVATSGRPGPVLLDLPEDVMHGDHEFKPEDFYVNERILSAPALRSRPAADGMEAAAALLAQAKRPMILAGGGVHLSWAQQTLNDFAKEFSIPVAYTMSGKGVVADTGELSVGLFGRYSRIANDLMEQADCLFVVGCKLGEIASKRYELPKAGTPIIHLDIVPEEIERWAKTNVALWGDAKETLQELAPMLRKKTGGPVARPEYFAEIKKRKADWFEVARARYESTESPINMGRMMAELNAFMPEDGVLIVDGGFAAHWGALLYDTKGTGRTFIANRGFASIGYGIPAAIGVSLAAKHGGLQGPVVSITGDGGLNMSIGELDTAMRAKTPFILIVVNNAASGYVRALQHAFYGEGHYQSSAITDTDFAAVARSYGCHGIRVEKPEDLQAALRQAAQNKDKPTVVDVVVTRDPGQMLPAADNRALAFRAGDRPV is encoded by the coding sequence ATGTCCAGCGCACAGTGCAAAGGCGGAAGAATGACGGGCGGCCGCGCCCTCGCGGAGATGCTGAAAATCTGCGGGGTAGGGCCGATGTTCGGGATGGGCGGGTTCCAGATGCTGCCCTTTTACGAGGGCATCCGCGCCCTCGGCATGGAGCATTACCTTATCACGGACGAAAACAACGGCGCGCTCGCGGCGGACGCTTACGCCCGCATGACGGGCCGCCCGGCGGTCTGCGACGGCACAACCGGCCCCGGCGCTGCCAACCTGGCGACCGGCCTTATTGAATCCCTGAACGCCGGGGTGCCGGTCATCGCGGTGGTGGGCGATACCCACCGCGCCCATTCCTGGAAAAACATGACCCAGGAAGCGCGGCAGATGGAATTGCTCCGTCCTTGCGTCAAAGAGTTGATCCGGGTGGAAGTGGTGGCCCGCGTGCCGGAACTGGTGCGCCGCGCCTTTGCCGTCGCGACCAGCGGCCGCCCCGGCCCCGTGCTGCTCGATCTTCCCGAAGACGTGATGCACGGCGACCACGAGTTCAAGCCTGAAGATTTTTACGTCAACGAGCGCATCCTTTCCGCGCCCGCGCTCCGTTCCCGCCCGGCGGCGGACGGCATGGAAGCGGCCGCCGCCCTGCTGGCGCAAGCCAAGCGCCCCATGATTCTGGCCGGCGGCGGCGTGCACCTGTCCTGGGCGCAGCAGACGCTGAACGATTTCGCAAAGGAATTTTCCATCCCCGTGGCCTACACCATGAGCGGCAAAGGCGTGGTGGCGGATACCGGCGAATTGTCCGTGGGGCTTTTCGGCCGCTATTCCCGGATCGCCAACGACCTGATGGAGCAGGCCGACTGCTTGTTCGTGGTGGGCTGCAAGCTCGGCGAAATCGCCAGCAAGCGGTATGAATTGCCCAAGGCCGGCACGCCGATCATCCATCTGGACATCGTGCCCGAGGAAATTGAGCGCTGGGCCAAGACCAACGTGGCGCTCTGGGGCGACGCGAAAGAAACCCTGCAAGAACTCGCGCCCATGCTGCGCAAAAAAACCGGCGGACCGGTTGCCCGGCCCGAATATTTCGCGGAAATCAAAAAGCGCAAGGCCGACTGGTTCGAAGTGGCCCGCGCCCGGTACGAAAGCACGGAATCGCCCATCAACATGGGCCGCATGATGGCCGAGCTCAACGCATTCATGCCCGAGGACGGCGTCCTCATCGTGGACGGCGGGTTTGCCGCGCACTGGGGCGCGCTGCTTTACGACACCAAGGGCACGGGCCGCACCTTCATCGCCAACCGGGGCTTCGCGTCCATCGGGTACGGCATCCCGGCGGCCATCGGGGTATCCCTGGCGGCCAAGCACGGCGGCCTGCAAGGGCCTGTTGTCAGCATCACCGGCGACGGCGGGCTGAACATGTCCATCGGCGAGCTGGATACCGCCATGCGGGCCAAAACGCCCTTTATCCTGATCGTGGTCAACAACGCGGCGTCCGGCTACGTGCGGGCGCTCCAGCACGCGTTCTACGGCGAGGGGCATTACCAGTCCAGCGCCATCACGGACACGGATTTCGCGGCAGTTGCCCGCAGCTACGGCTGCCACGGCATCCGGGTGGAAAAGCCCGAGGACCTGCAGGCGGCGCTCCGGCAGGCCGCCCAAAACAAGGATAAACCCACGGTCGTGGACGTGGTCGTCACCCGCGATCCCGGCCAGATGCTGCCCGCCGCCGACAACCGGGCCCTGGCGTTCCGGGCCGGAGACCGGCCTGTTTG
- a CDS encoding putative IclR-family regulatory protein (Evidence 3 : Function proposed based on presence of conserved amino acid motif, structural feature or limited homology) encodes MLRHCGNQENSVKNSYEETSDGAHQNIARATHILDVLAASGKNGLRLTDVVLATGLKKTVVHRALAGLTAHGLAIHDGATSRFHLGDKLFAWVHKARDRFALADRVRPFLESLAADILDTVYFSVIRGDDAICYCRVEGSFPIRTLTLEVGSVRPLGVGSGSLALLAFQPVAVRERIIAERAAERVRYDIDDAALRRNITVTREKGYALHKGLFAEGMMGLGVPVYNTAGISVGALSTAAITARLEGPRLDEVAARMQTEADAIRAGLAELLDEI; translated from the coding sequence ATGCTCCGGCATTGCGGCAACCAGGAAAACAGCGTGAAAAACAGCTACGAAGAAACCTCGGACGGCGCGCACCAGAACATCGCACGGGCAACCCACATTCTGGACGTCCTTGCCGCTTCCGGCAAAAACGGCCTGCGCCTGACGGACGTGGTTCTGGCCACGGGGTTGAAAAAAACCGTGGTGCACAGAGCTCTCGCGGGTCTGACGGCGCACGGCCTGGCGATCCACGATGGGGCGACATCCCGCTTCCACCTTGGGGACAAGCTCTTCGCCTGGGTCCACAAGGCGCGGGACCGGTTCGCCCTGGCGGACAGGGTGCGGCCCTTCCTGGAATCCCTGGCCGCCGATATCCTGGATACCGTGTATTTTTCCGTGATTCGCGGGGATGACGCCATCTGCTACTGCCGGGTGGAAGGCAGCTTTCCCATCCGGACGCTGACGCTTGAGGTCGGCTCCGTACGGCCCCTTGGCGTGGGCAGCGGGAGCCTGGCCCTTTTGGCCTTTCAGCCCGTGGCGGTGCGGGAGCGGATCATCGCGGAACGCGCGGCGGAGCGGGTTCGTTACGATATCGACGATGCGGCGTTGCGCCGCAACATCACGGTAACGCGGGAGAAAGGGTACGCCCTGCACAAGGGGCTTTTCGCGGAAGGCATGATGGGGCTTGGGGTTCCCGTGTACAATACCGCGGGGATCAGTGTGGGCGCGCTCAGCACCGCCGCCATAACCGCCCGCCTGGAAGGACCCCGCCTGGATGAGGTGGCCGCCAGGATGCAAACCGAGGCCGACGCCATACGCGCGGGCCTCGCCGAGTTGCTGGACGAGATATAG